The following are encoded in a window of Gossypium raimondii isolate GPD5lz chromosome 13, ASM2569854v1, whole genome shotgun sequence genomic DNA:
- the LOC105783767 gene encoding peptidyl-prolyl cis-trans isomerase CYP40: MYRYKREKERKEKGDYYSMSMMRRQRCYLDISIGEELEGRIIVELFNDVVPKTAENFRALCTGEKGIGPNTAVPLHYKGGRFHRVIKGFMVQGGDISAGDGTGGESIYGLKFEDENFDMKHERKGMLSMANAGPNTNGSQFFITTTRTSHLDGKHVVFGKVVKGMGVVRSIEHVTTGEGDCPTVDVTIVDCGEIPEGADDAISNFFNDGDAYADWPADLDESPDELSWWMTAVESIKAFGNEHYKKQDYKMALRKYRKALRYLDICWEKGGIDEEKTSSLRKTKSQIFSNSSACKLKLGDLKGALLDTEFAMRDGENNVKALFRQGQANMALNDVDAAAESFKKALQLEPNDGGIKKELAAAMKKINDRRNEERRRYRKMFQSDTTGADNQ, from the exons atgtataggtacaaaagagagaaagaaaggaaagaaaagggagaTTATTATAGTATGAGTATGATGAGGAGGCAACGATGTTATTTGGATATAAGCATTGGAGAAGAGCTTGAAGGAAGGATAATAGTGGAACTGTTCAATGATGTAGTACCCAAAACTGCAGAGAATTTCAGGGCTCTTTGCACTGGTGAAAAGGGCATTGGCCCTAACACTGCTGTTCCTCTCCACTACAAG GGAGGTCGTTTTCATCGGGTTATTAAAGGATTTATGGTACAAGGTGGAGATATATCTGCTGGAGATGGTACTGGAGGAGAGTCAATTTACGGTTTGAAATTCgaagatgaaaattttgatatgaaacATGAAAGGAAAGGGATGTTATCAATGGCGAATGCTGGTCCTAACACAAACGGTTCTCAGTTCTTCATCACTACAACTCGCACTTCTCATTTAGATGGGAAACATGTTGTATTTGGCAAGGTTGTCAAAGGAATGGGAGTCGTCCGTTCAATTGAACACGTAACAACTGGTGAAGGTGATTGTCCCACCGTCGATGTTACAATTGTCGATTGTGGAGAAATCCCAGAGGGGGCAGATGATGCGATATCCAATTTTTTCAATGACGGTGATGCTTATGCCGATTGGCCAGCTGACCTCGATGAGAGCCCTGATGAGCTCTCTTGGTGGATGACTGCTGTGGAATCTATCAAGGCTTTTGGAAATGAACATTATAAG AAACAAGACTACAAGATGGCACTCAGAAAGTACCGAAAGGCTCTACGCTACTTAGATATCTGCTGGGAGAAAGGCGGGATCGATGAAG AGAAGACTTCAAGTTTGCGGAAGACAAAATCTCAGATATTCTCAAATAGCTCT GCTTGTAAACTGAAACTAGGGGATCTTAAAGGTGCACTGTTGGACACAGAGTTTGCTATGCGTGATGGAGAAAACAATGTGAAAGCCTTGTTTCGCCAAGGCCAG GCAAACATGGCACTTAATGATGTTGATGCTGCTGCTGAAAGCTTCAAGAAAGCTTTGCAATTGGAGCCAAATGATG GTGGTATAAAGAAAGAGCTTGCTGCTGCTATGAAAAAG ATCAATGATCGGCGCAATGAGGAGAGGAGGCGATACCGTAAGATGTTCCAATCAGACACCACTG GTGCAGATAACCAATGA
- the LOC105783768 gene encoding uncharacterized protein LOC105783768 has product METEVKERNVEESRENKRFTETPPDDDCCPICFGSFTVPCRSNCGHWYCGSCILQFWNYSSASIPCKCPMCACKIVNLMPEASLQQQQDQEVTQVLKSVQRYNLLFVGGALGYIQKLRQLPFFMKKIFQGLMDPDANDTYIAEMRLFAMVLSIIYRATPFDFLPTGGVGIGRVFDFSAITLVLILRLVGIYRRRRLMRRVRQVATVELLQEGTWFL; this is encoded by the exons ATGGAAACAGAGGTAAAAGAAAGAAACGTTGAGGAATCTAGAGAGAATAAGAGGTTTACCGAAACCCCTCCTGATGATGATTGCTGCCCAATTTGCTTTGGTTCTTTCACCGTTCCTTGTCGATCCAATTGTGGCCATTGGTATTGTG GCAGTTGCATTTTGCAATTCTGGAACTATTCATCAGCGTCCATCCCATGCAAGTGCCCCATGTGTGCTTGCAAGATTGTTAACTTGATGCCCGAGGCATCGCTGCAACAACAACAGGACCAAGAAGTTACTCAGGTACTTAAAAGCGTACAGAGGTATAACCTTCTCTTTGTAGGAGGTGCGCTCGGATACATTCAG AAACTACGTCAGTTACCATTCTTCATGAAGAAAATATTCCAAGGATTGATGGATCCTGATGCAAATGACACATATATTGCCGAGATGCGCCTTTTTGCA ATGGTATTAAGTATCATCTACAGAGCCACACCTTTTGATTTCCTTCCAACAG GGGGCGTTGGAATCGGAAGAGTGTTTGATTTTTCCGCCATTACTCTGGTACTCATCCTGCGTTTGGTCGGCATCTATCGCAGAAGGCGACTTATGCGACGTGTGAGGCAGGTAGCAACTGTTGAACTTTTACAGGAAGGAACTTGGTTTCTATGA